From a single Cytophagales bacterium WSM2-2 genomic region:
- a CDS encoding cysteine desulfurase produces the protein MRVYLDNAATTPLDPEVFEAMKPFMLEDFGNPSSTHAHGRKVRAAIESSRKKVAELLNCTPGEIIFTSGGTEADNAIIAGAIKTYKIKDVISSPIEHHAVVHTLETLEKHGEIKLHFVQLDEKGHVDMDHLESLLKEYPNALVSLMHANNEIGNLLDIQKASDLCQQYNAYFHSDTVQTMGHYRHDLKKLKVHGMTAAAHKFHGPKGVGFMYINKDKKIQPLVHGGAQERNMRGGTENTYGIIGLAKALEICYREMEEHESAINKLKGYMIEKLKMVVPGVTFHGDSDNLNRSLYTVLNVSFPESEENEMMLFNLDLQGISASGGSACSSGATTGSHVLNAIYPGSKRGAVRFSFSKFNKVEEVDFVIEKVAELCKVSV, from the coding sequence ATGAGAGTTTACCTGGATAATGCCGCCACTACACCGCTCGATCCCGAGGTGTTTGAAGCGATGAAGCCTTTTATGCTTGAAGATTTTGGAAACCCGTCTTCAACACACGCTCATGGAAGGAAAGTGCGTGCAGCAATTGAGTCTTCAAGAAAGAAAGTGGCTGAACTACTGAACTGTACACCGGGCGAAATCATTTTTACTTCCGGAGGAACAGAAGCGGATAACGCCATCATTGCCGGTGCGATTAAAACCTATAAAATAAAAGATGTCATTTCTTCTCCGATTGAGCATCATGCGGTGGTTCATACCCTGGAGACACTCGAGAAGCACGGAGAAATAAAACTTCATTTTGTTCAGCTCGATGAGAAGGGTCATGTGGATATGGATCACCTTGAAAGCCTGCTCAAAGAATATCCGAATGCCCTTGTTTCGTTGATGCATGCCAACAATGAGATTGGAAACTTGCTGGATATTCAAAAAGCGAGTGACCTTTGTCAGCAGTACAATGCGTACTTTCATTCGGACACCGTACAGACCATGGGGCACTACAGACATGACCTCAAGAAATTGAAAGTGCATGGCATGACGGCTGCCGCTCATAAATTTCATGGCCCTAAAGGTGTTGGGTTCATGTACATCAACAAAGACAAGAAAATTCAACCTCTCGTACATGGTGGCGCCCAGGAACGTAACATGCGTGGAGGGACGGAAAATACCTACGGAATTATTGGATTGGCCAAAGCCCTTGAGATTTGCTATCGCGAAATGGAAGAACACGAGTCGGCCATCAATAAGTTGAAGGGATACATGATTGAGAAACTGAAAATGGTTGTTCCCGGAGTTACGTTTCACGGTGATTCCGATAACCTAAATCGTAGCCTTTATACTGTACTCAATGTTTCCTTTCCGGAATCAGAGGAAAATGAGATGATGCTCTTCAACCTGGATTTGCAGGGCATTTCAGCCTCAGGCGGAAGTGCATGTTCCAGCGGTGCTACTACCGGATCTCATGTGCTTAATGCAATTTACCCAGGATCAAAAAGGGGAGCCGTTCGCTTTTCGTTTAGCAAATTCAACAAAGTAGAAGAAGTGGACTTCGTAATTGAAAAGGTAGCAGAACTCTGCAAGGTTAGTGTCTGA